One genomic window of Micromonospora sp. WMMD1128 includes the following:
- a CDS encoding IS5 family transposase: MGDRKPYPSDVSDEQWELIGPFLQAWKAKRVAVSVSGREGDYDLREIVNAIFYQNRTGCQWAYLPHDLPPKSATYYYFALWRDDGTDQVIHDLLRCQAREKVGRREDPSAVVLDTQSIRAANHVPAATTGKDAAKRVSGRKRGLAVDVLGLVIAVVVTAASVTDNAIGIRLLDKVVAHTPTVSRAWVDAGFTQDLALHGAVLGVDVEVVKRSDTRPGFVPIRKRWIVEQVNGTLMLHRRLVREYESRPESAVSRTLWASTANIVRRLTGTSTPSWRHR; encoded by the coding sequence ATGGGTGATCGGAAGCCGTACCCGAGCGATGTCAGCGACGAGCAGTGGGAGCTGATCGGACCGTTCCTACAGGCGTGGAAGGCCAAGCGCGTCGCGGTGTCGGTGTCGGGCCGTGAGGGTGACTATGACCTGCGGGAGATCGTGAATGCGATCTTCTACCAGAACCGGACGGGCTGTCAGTGGGCGTACCTGCCACACGATCTGCCGCCGAAGTCGGCCACCTACTACTACTTCGCGTTGTGGCGTGACGACGGCACCGACCAGGTGATCCACGATCTGCTGCGCTGCCAGGCGAGGGAGAAGGTCGGTCGTCGGGAGGATCCGAGCGCGGTCGTGTTGGACACCCAGTCGATCCGGGCAGCGAACCACGTCCCAGCCGCCACGACCGGCAAGGACGCGGCGAAGAGGGTGTCGGGGCGTAAGCGGGGCTTGGCGGTGGACGTGTTGGGGCTGGTCATCGCGGTCGTGGTGACCGCGGCGTCGGTCACCGACAACGCCATCGGTATCCGGCTGCTCGACAAGGTCGTCGCGCACACTCCGACGGTGAGCCGCGCCTGGGTTGATGCTGGGTTCACACAGGACCTCGCGCTGCACGGTGCCGTCCTCGGGGTCGACGTGGAGGTCGTCAAGCGGTCCGACACCCGGCCCGGGTTCGTGCCGATCCGTAAGCGGTGGATCGTCGAGCAGGTCAACGGCACGTTGATGCTGCACCGCCGTCTCGTGCGCGAGTACGAGAGCCGACCAGAGTCGGCGGTGTCCCGAACCCTGTGGGCGTCGACGGCGAACATCGTGCGACGGCTGACCGGGACCAGCACACCCTCCTGGCGGCACCGGTGA
- a CDS encoding L-threonylcarbamoyladenylate synthase, producing the protein MPADCGIDEAAAVLRAGGLVAFPTETVYGLGANALDPNAAARIFEAKARPSFDPLISHLADAADLPALVGAVPPAVAALADRFWPGPLTLIVDRPAAIPPIVTSGLDTMAVRVPDEPSARALIAAAGVPVAAPSANRFGQLSPTRAEHVVAGLGGAVDVVLDGGPTRCGIESTIVDARGERPVVLRLGALPVEALVEAVGPVEVRQGSSGRPVAPGTLAAHYAPRTPLRLDAVGAHDGGRRGFLAFREPPADGDWAAVEVLSPSGDLTAAAARLFDALHRLDAAGVTEIVAEAVPDAGVGRAVNDRLRRAAATWH; encoded by the coding sequence CTGCCGGCCGACTGCGGCATCGACGAGGCCGCCGCCGTCCTGCGCGCCGGCGGGCTGGTCGCCTTCCCCACCGAGACGGTCTACGGGCTGGGTGCGAACGCGCTCGACCCGAACGCCGCGGCGCGGATCTTCGAGGCGAAGGCCCGGCCCAGCTTCGATCCGCTGATCAGCCACCTGGCCGACGCCGCCGACCTGCCCGCGCTCGTCGGCGCGGTGCCGCCGGCCGTGGCCGCGCTCGCGGACCGGTTCTGGCCCGGCCCGCTCACACTGATCGTGGACCGGCCCGCGGCGATCCCGCCGATCGTCACCTCGGGCCTGGACACCATGGCCGTCCGGGTGCCGGACGAACCGTCCGCCCGGGCGCTGATCGCCGCCGCCGGGGTGCCGGTCGCCGCGCCCAGCGCCAACCGGTTCGGCCAGCTCAGCCCGACCCGGGCCGAGCACGTGGTGGCCGGGCTGGGCGGGGCGGTGGACGTGGTGCTCGACGGCGGACCCACCCGGTGCGGGATCGAGTCGACGATCGTGGACGCCCGGGGCGAGCGACCGGTGGTGCTCCGGCTGGGCGCGCTGCCGGTCGAGGCGCTGGTCGAGGCGGTCGGTCCGGTCGAGGTACGCCAAGGCAGCTCCGGCCGGCCGGTCGCGCCCGGGACGCTCGCCGCGCACTACGCCCCGCGTACCCCGTTGCGGTTGGATGCGGTGGGCGCGCACGACGGCGGGCGGCGGGGATTCCTGGCCTTCCGGGAGCCACCGGCGGACGGTGACTGGGCGGCGGTGGAGGTGCTCTCGCCCTCGGGTGACCTGACGGCGGCAGCCGCGCGCCTGTTCGACGCGCTGCACCGCCTCGACGCGGCCGGGGTGACCGAGATCGTCGCCGAGGCGGTGCCCGACGCGGGTGTCGGCCGGGCGGTCAACGACCGGCTGCGCCGGGCCGCCGCCACCTGGCACTGA
- a CDS encoding helix-turn-helix transcriptional regulator, with protein sequence MSDFHDWDDIRAELHDGDDDALDVERARTEAWVSAFHLAGERKRLGLTQREVAELMGVTPGRVSQIENGDLEANEVATLGRYARALGARMRIIFDYGSDLRQIA encoded by the coding sequence ATGAGCGACTTCCATGACTGGGACGACATCCGTGCCGAGTTGCACGACGGGGACGACGACGCGCTCGATGTCGAGCGCGCCCGCACCGAGGCGTGGGTCAGCGCGTTCCACCTGGCCGGGGAGCGTAAGCGTCTCGGGCTCACCCAGCGGGAGGTGGCCGAGTTGATGGGGGTCACGCCCGGCCGGGTCAGCCAGATCGAGAACGGTGACCTGGAGGCCAACGAGGTCGCGACCCTGGGCCGGTACGCGCGAGCGCTGGGCGCCCGCATGCGGATCATCTTCGACTACGGCAGCGATCTCCGTCAGATCGCCTGA
- a CDS encoding HAD-IC family P-type ATPase produces MAYGFAGLLLSPAAVPDAVARVARTVGSVLPGGAVPPVVTEAAGNVGAATTRLARLANLARRRVWSRDGRHHIEVHGVCQDGGDRLARQVEAALEAVPGVTWARVNAPSGRVVVATGDPAPRLRDLIDTVTRAERACPFEPDPEIPPPHPPEEGPRTPRTLGALASDALGLTISAATRILPFTPVPGEVAGLLNAVDLHPRLHALADRGLRADPRAEVLFPLAEAVVQGLTGGWAGIVLDGAQRVVQWGEARAQLAAWSRAEPGLTGDPDRAVARVPDGERPCPVPDGQVERYVKRVLTAGAAAGAAAIPVAGGKRAAALALSALPKAPGSGREGYAAQLGRMLARRGVIAMDRSVLRELDRIDTVVLDAAVLGSDRGVLSDLAPLPGADTQQVAARAFALFDPARPDGVRTDDGWRLGPLDRLDASDPGDTPDSERLRAHGGRLLGLAEGGRLAAVLRVEPEPAPGVDALVSAARQADVRLVVGGAGDGRYDFADRHVPGGSRLAAAVRDLQREGAVVLVVSGERSALAAADCGLGVSGPDDLPPWGAHLLVGDDLRIPALLIDAAGVARRMTGQNIRIAMAGSGLGALGAFTADRRLLPGRTMAAVNGAAMVAFGHGVVRAHRLPDRAGTPTPALTAWHLMPVETVLEQLDTRPAGLTDEEAAGRRGAAADDGHGPFALLRAFVDELSNPLTPVLAAGAVLSAAFGSLVDAALVGGLVGGSALVGAVHQRNTERSLAELLSRSAVTARVRRDGTERVVPAEDLVPGDVISIGSGDAVPADCRVLTSDGLEADESSLTGESLPVAKNPEPVVAAAIAERHSMLFEGTTVAAGHGTAVVVATGEQTESGRSLALAKQAPPASGVEARLGKLTNAAVPLAAGSAIAVAGAGLLRGVPLAETAATAANLAVASVPEGLPFLVSAAQLAAARRLAEHGALVRNPRTIEALGRVDVLCFDKTGTLTEGKLLLAGVGTGDDRYAPADRLDDPLRSTLAAALRATPAAADPEKLPQQTDRAVRRGANAAGVTERTGAADWTATGGLPFEPSRGYSATVGRTGDGFLLSVKGAPESVLPRCASRRTAGGDRPLDAAGRDEVQAMLAGRAGAGHRVLAVAECQVTVDAVTDEQVDGLVFVGFLTLADGVRESARPAVQRIRKAGVHTVMITGDHPATAEAIAAAISPDHGQQRVVTAADLDRLDDAALAERLMATDVVARCTPTHKVRIIQALQRRGRTVAMTGDGANDAPAIRLADVGIALGQRGTPAARAAADLVVTDDRLETIIATLVEGRAMWSSVRHALSILVGGNLGEIAFSVLSAASTGRSALTGRQLLLVNLLTDLAPALAIAVRPPADDRADHLLREGPDSSLGATMTREIALRAAATTLGATAGWTLARWTGTQRRAGTVALASLIGTQLGQTVLAGGTSPTVLAATAASVGVLVLVVQTPGVSQFFGCTPLGPVGWTIATGSALGATFANGALTKLVDRLPQPGSS; encoded by the coding sequence ATGGCGTACGGGTTCGCCGGTCTCCTGCTGTCGCCGGCCGCCGTGCCGGACGCCGTCGCGCGGGTGGCGCGTACCGTCGGGTCGGTCCTGCCCGGGGGCGCCGTCCCGCCCGTCGTGACCGAGGCGGCCGGGAACGTGGGCGCGGCGACCACCCGGTTGGCTCGGCTGGCGAACCTGGCCCGACGTCGGGTGTGGTCCCGGGACGGCCGGCACCACATCGAGGTGCACGGCGTCTGCCAGGACGGTGGGGACCGGCTGGCCCGGCAGGTCGAGGCGGCGTTGGAGGCGGTGCCGGGGGTGACCTGGGCCCGGGTGAACGCGCCCTCCGGCCGGGTGGTGGTGGCGACCGGGGACCCGGCGCCGAGGCTGCGGGACCTGATCGACACCGTGACGCGCGCCGAGCGGGCCTGCCCGTTCGAGCCGGACCCGGAAATCCCGCCGCCGCATCCGCCGGAGGAGGGTCCGCGCACCCCCCGTACCCTCGGCGCGCTTGCGTCCGACGCGCTCGGCCTGACCATCTCCGCGGCCACCCGGATCCTGCCGTTCACTCCGGTGCCCGGCGAGGTGGCCGGCCTGCTGAACGCGGTCGACCTGCATCCGAGGCTGCACGCGCTGGCCGACCGTGGCCTGCGCGCCGACCCCCGCGCCGAGGTGCTGTTCCCGCTCGCCGAGGCGGTGGTGCAGGGTCTCACCGGCGGCTGGGCCGGCATCGTGCTCGACGGCGCGCAGCGGGTGGTGCAGTGGGGTGAGGCGCGGGCCCAGCTCGCCGCGTGGAGCCGCGCCGAGCCGGGGTTGACCGGCGACCCGGACCGGGCGGTCGCGCGGGTGCCGGACGGCGAGCGGCCCTGCCCGGTCCCGGACGGCCAGGTCGAGCGCTACGTCAAGCGGGTGCTCACGGCCGGTGCGGCGGCGGGCGCGGCGGCGATCCCGGTGGCCGGCGGCAAGCGCGCCGCCGCGCTGGCGCTGTCCGCGTTGCCCAAGGCGCCGGGCAGCGGACGCGAGGGGTACGCGGCGCAACTCGGCCGGATGCTGGCCCGGCGCGGCGTGATCGCGATGGACCGTAGCGTGTTGCGGGAGCTGGACCGGATCGACACGGTGGTGCTGGACGCCGCGGTGCTCGGCTCCGACCGGGGCGTGCTGTCCGACCTGGCGCCACTGCCCGGCGCGGACACCCAGCAGGTGGCCGCCCGGGCGTTCGCCCTGTTCGACCCGGCCCGCCCGGACGGGGTACGGACCGACGACGGCTGGCGGCTCGGGCCGCTGGACCGGCTCGACGCCTCCGATCCCGGGGACACCCCGGACAGCGAGCGGTTACGGGCCCACGGTGGGCGGCTGCTCGGGCTGGCCGAGGGCGGGCGGCTCGCCGCGGTGCTGCGGGTCGAGCCGGAACCAGCCCCGGGGGTGGACGCGCTCGTCTCCGCGGCCCGTCAGGCAGACGTCCGGCTCGTGGTCGGCGGTGCCGGGGACGGCCGGTACGACTTCGCCGACCGGCACGTACCGGGCGGGTCCCGGCTCGCCGCCGCCGTCCGTGACCTGCAACGCGAGGGCGCGGTGGTGCTCGTGGTGTCCGGTGAGCGGTCGGCGCTCGCCGCCGCCGACTGCGGCCTCGGCGTGTCCGGGCCGGACGACCTGCCCCCGTGGGGCGCGCACCTGCTGGTCGGCGACGACCTGCGGATCCCCGCCCTGCTCATCGACGCCGCCGGGGTGGCCCGCCGGATGACCGGGCAGAACATCAGGATCGCCATGGCCGGCAGCGGGCTCGGCGCGCTCGGCGCGTTCACCGCCGACCGGCGGCTGCTTCCCGGCCGGACCATGGCGGCGGTGAACGGCGCCGCCATGGTCGCCTTCGGGCACGGCGTCGTCCGGGCGCACCGGTTGCCGGACCGCGCCGGCACCCCGACGCCGGCGCTCACCGCGTGGCACCTCATGCCGGTGGAGACCGTCCTGGAGCAGCTCGACACCCGACCCGCCGGGCTGACCGACGAGGAGGCGGCCGGCCGCCGGGGTGCCGCGGCCGACGACGGGCACGGGCCGTTCGCGCTGCTCCGCGCGTTCGTCGACGAGCTGTCCAACCCGCTCACCCCGGTGCTGGCGGCCGGCGCGGTGCTCTCCGCCGCGTTCGGCTCACTCGTCGACGCGGCGCTCGTCGGCGGCCTGGTCGGCGGCTCCGCTCTCGTCGGCGCGGTGCACCAGCGCAACACCGAACGCTCGCTCGCCGAGTTGCTGTCCCGCTCGGCCGTCACCGCCCGGGTGCGGCGCGACGGCACGGAACGGGTGGTGCCCGCCGAGGACCTGGTGCCCGGCGACGTGATCAGCATCGGTTCCGGTGACGCCGTACCGGCGGACTGCCGGGTGCTGACAAGTGACGGGCTGGAGGCCGACGAGTCGTCGCTGACCGGTGAGTCGCTTCCGGTGGCCAAGAACCCCGAACCGGTGGTCGCCGCGGCGATCGCGGAGCGACACTCGATGCTCTTCGAGGGCACCACGGTGGCCGCCGGGCACGGCACCGCCGTGGTGGTGGCGACCGGCGAGCAGACCGAGTCGGGGCGGAGCCTGGCGCTGGCCAAGCAGGCTCCGCCGGCCAGCGGGGTGGAGGCGCGGCTGGGCAAGCTGACGAACGCCGCCGTACCGCTTGCGGCCGGCTCGGCGATCGCGGTGGCCGGGGCGGGGCTGCTCCGGGGCGTACCCCTGGCCGAGACGGCGGCGACCGCCGCGAACCTGGCCGTCGCGTCGGTGCCGGAGGGGCTGCCGTTCCTGGTCAGCGCCGCGCAACTGGCGGCGGCGCGGCGGCTGGCCGAGCACGGCGCGCTGGTCCGCAACCCGCGCACCATCGAGGCGCTGGGCCGGGTGGACGTGCTCTGTTTCGACAAGACCGGCACGCTCACCGAGGGGAAGCTGCTGCTTGCCGGCGTGGGCACCGGCGACGACAGGTACGCCCCGGCGGACCGCCTGGACGACCCGCTCCGGTCGACGCTCGCCGCGGCGTTGCGGGCCACCCCGGCGGCGGCCGACCCGGAGAAACTGCCGCAGCAGACCGACCGGGCGGTACGCCGGGGCGCGAACGCGGCCGGGGTGACCGAGCGCACCGGGGCGGCCGACTGGACCGCGACGGGCGGGCTGCCGTTCGAGCCGTCCCGGGGCTACAGCGCCACGGTCGGCCGCACCGGCGACGGGTTCCTGCTGAGTGTGAAGGGCGCGCCCGAGTCGGTGTTGCCGCGGTGCGCGTCCCGGCGTACCGCCGGGGGTGACCGGCCGTTGGACGCGGCGGGCCGGGACGAGGTGCAGGCCATGCTTGCCGGTCGGGCCGGCGCCGGGCACCGCGTCCTCGCCGTGGCCGAGTGCCAGGTGACCGTCGACGCGGTCACCGACGAGCAGGTCGACGGGCTGGTCTTCGTGGGTTTCCTGACCCTCGCGGACGGGGTGCGGGAGAGCGCCCGGCCGGCGGTGCAGCGGATCCGCAAGGCGGGCGTGCACACCGTCATGATCACCGGGGATCATCCGGCCACCGCCGAGGCGATCGCCGCCGCGATCAGTCCCGACCACGGGCAGCAACGGGTGGTGACCGCCGCCGACCTGGACCGGCTCGACGACGCCGCGCTCGCGGAGCGGCTGATGGCCACCGACGTGGTGGCCCGCTGCACTCCCACCCACAAGGTACGGATCATCCAGGCGTTGCAGCGCCGGGGCCGGACCGTGGCGATGACCGGGGACGGCGCCAACGACGCCCCGGCGATCCGCCTGGCCGACGTCGGCATCGCGCTCGGTCAGCGCGGCACCCCGGCCGCCCGCGCCGCCGCCGACCTGGTGGTCACCGACGACCGGCTGGAGACGATCATCGCCACGCTCGTCGAGGGACGGGCCATGTGGTCCTCGGTGCGGCACGCCCTGAGCATCCTGGTCGGTGGCAACCTCGGCGAGATCGCGTTCAGCGTGCTCTCCGCCGCCTCGACCGGCCGGTCCGCCCTGACCGGTCGGCAGTTGCTGCTTGTCAACCTGCTCACCGACCTCGCGCCGGCGCTTGCCATCGCGGTCCGCCCGCCGGCCGACGACCGCGCCGACCACCTGCTGCGGGAGGGGCCGGACTCGTCGCTCGGCGCCACCATGACCCGGGAGATCGCGCTGCGGGCCGCGGCGACCACGCTCGGCGCGACCGCCGGTTGGACGCTGGCCCGGTGGACCGGCACGCAACGCCGGGCCGGCACCGTCGCGCTCGCCTCGCTGATCGGCACCCAGCTCGGCCAGACGGTGCTGGCCGGCGGCACCAGCCCCACCGTGTTGGCCGCCACCGCCGCGTCCGTCGGCGTGCTGGTCCTGGTGGTGCAGACGCCCGGGGTCAGCCAGTTCTTCGGCTGCACTCCACTCGGTCCGGTGGGTTGGACCATCGCGACCGGCTCGGCGCTCGGCGCGACGTTCGCCAACGGCGCGTTGACGAAGCTGGTGGACCGTCTGCCGCAGCCGGGCTCGTCCTGA
- a CDS encoding type II toxin-antitoxin system VapC family toxin, translating to MGKHGVIVVDASVLADALVDDGPVGDAARAELTGDPHWAAPSHLLVEVMSVIRGKVLGGKLGLARAQEAIDTLPSLVIDEVGVAMLIDRMWQLRGNVTTNDAAYVAVAELLACPLVTGDGRLAKASGVRCEFRLLAVS from the coding sequence ATGGGGAAGCACGGCGTGATCGTCGTGGATGCGTCGGTTCTGGCCGATGCCCTGGTCGATGACGGGCCGGTCGGCGACGCGGCGCGGGCAGAGCTGACCGGCGATCCGCACTGGGCCGCGCCGAGCCATCTTCTGGTCGAGGTCATGTCGGTGATCAGAGGCAAGGTCCTCGGTGGGAAGCTGGGCCTGGCTCGGGCTCAGGAGGCGATCGATACCCTGCCCTCGTTGGTCATCGACGAGGTTGGCGTCGCGATGCTGATTGACCGGATGTGGCAGTTGCGGGGCAATGTCACCACGAATGACGCAGCCTACGTCGCGGTGGCGGAGTTGTTGGCCTGCCCACTCGTGACCGGTGATGGTCGGCTCGCCAAGGCGAGCGGCGTCCGCTGCGAGTTCCGACTGCTCGCGGTGTCTTGA
- a CDS encoding DLW-39 family protein, which translates to MFKKLLILAGIVGVAAVVAKKVKASNDERALWHEATTAPDLR; encoded by the coding sequence ATGTTCAAGAAGCTCCTGATCCTGGCCGGCATCGTCGGCGTGGCCGCCGTGGTGGCCAAGAAGGTCAAGGCGTCGAACGACGAGCGCGCCCTGTGGCACGAGGCCACCACGGCGCCCGACCTGCGCTGA
- a CDS encoding DUF4143 domain-containing protein: MSTYVPRLLDSELREVVAAHPAALVVGPRACGKTTTTRRHTNSVLRLDVPAQAAVVTADPDAALRGLDEPILIDEWQLVPQVLGAVKRAVDDAPRPGRFVLTGSSQADLTTSGWPATGRIVRLTMYPLVGRERHGDPASTSLVDRILSDGADAFGNPTSPWDLHDYVDEALTSGWPEALRVPGDRARDRWLTGYVDHLVTREAPALGVARDPGRLRKYLHVLAANTGGVPTHKLLYDAAGIDRNTAVSYDNLLDSLMITQRVPAWAGNFMDRAVRLPKRYLIDPGLLGPLLRVDHRRTLRDSDLLGRILDTLVAAQFRAECAISIVGADMYHLRDANGRHEVDLLIEARDGQIIAIEIKASAAPSHADARHLEWLRDRLGTRLAMGLLVHTGPRAFALSERIIAVPIASLWSS, encoded by the coding sequence ATGAGCACCTACGTGCCTCGCTTGCTTGACTCGGAACTCCGCGAGGTGGTGGCCGCCCACCCCGCCGCCCTCGTTGTCGGACCCCGCGCCTGCGGCAAGACCACCACGACCCGACGTCACACGAACTCGGTCCTGCGCCTGGATGTTCCCGCGCAGGCCGCCGTAGTGACAGCCGACCCCGACGCCGCACTTCGCGGGCTTGACGAACCGATCCTGATCGATGAGTGGCAGTTGGTTCCGCAGGTTCTCGGCGCAGTCAAGCGGGCCGTGGACGATGCCCCCAGGCCGGGACGATTCGTGCTGACCGGCTCTTCGCAAGCCGACCTTACGACGTCAGGCTGGCCCGCTACCGGACGGATCGTCCGCCTGACGATGTATCCACTCGTCGGCCGGGAACGCCACGGCGATCCGGCCTCGACATCACTGGTCGACCGGATCCTGAGCGACGGCGCCGATGCCTTTGGCAACCCGACATCCCCCTGGGATCTGCACGACTACGTGGACGAAGCGCTCACGAGTGGCTGGCCCGAGGCTCTGCGGGTACCGGGCGATCGCGCGCGAGACCGATGGCTGACCGGCTACGTCGACCATCTCGTCACCCGCGAAGCACCCGCGCTCGGCGTCGCGCGCGATCCCGGTCGCCTGCGGAAATACCTGCACGTACTCGCTGCCAACACCGGTGGCGTTCCGACCCACAAGCTGCTCTACGACGCGGCCGGCATCGACCGGAACACCGCAGTCAGCTACGACAACCTGCTCGACAGCCTCATGATCACTCAACGAGTTCCGGCCTGGGCCGGCAACTTCATGGACCGTGCAGTACGCCTGCCCAAGCGTTACCTCATTGACCCGGGACTACTCGGCCCGCTCCTGCGAGTCGATCACCGCCGCACTCTTCGCGACAGCGACCTGCTAGGCCGAATCCTCGACACCCTGGTAGCCGCCCAGTTCCGGGCAGAGTGCGCCATCAGCATCGTTGGCGCCGACATGTACCACCTACGTGACGCCAACGGTCGTCACGAGGTCGACCTGCTCATCGAGGCACGGGACGGTCAGATCATCGCGATCGAGATCAAGGCGTCGGCGGCCCCATCCCATGCAGATGCCCGGCACCTGGAATGGTTGCGCGACCGGCTCGGCACGAGGCTCGCCATGGGGCTCCTCGTCCACACCGGCCCCCGAGCCTTCGCACTCAGCGAACGGATCATCGCCGTCCCCATCGCCAGTCTCTGGTCGAGCTGA
- a CDS encoding dienelactone hydrolase family protein, which yields MAEILLFHHLQGLTDGVRALADALRAGGHTVHAPDLFDGERPASIEEGSALTKRIGRDVLDQRADRIAADLRPDLVYAGVSWGAAIAQRLAQTRPGARAALLYEACLPVTGEWAVGPWPDGVAVQVHGMEQDPFFGLEGDVDAARELVSIVGPERGELFVYPGDRHLFTDSSLPSYDAAATTLVVSRSRDLLDRLG from the coding sequence ATGGCCGAGATCCTCCTCTTCCACCACCTGCAGGGGCTCACCGACGGCGTACGCGCCCTCGCCGACGCCCTCCGCGCCGGCGGGCACACCGTGCACGCCCCGGACCTCTTCGACGGCGAACGGCCGGCGAGCATCGAGGAGGGCTCGGCGCTCACCAAGCGCATCGGCCGTGACGTCCTCGACCAGCGCGCCGACCGGATCGCCGCCGACCTGCGCCCCGACCTCGTCTACGCGGGCGTCTCCTGGGGCGCCGCCATCGCCCAGCGGCTCGCCCAGACCCGGCCCGGCGCCCGGGCCGCCCTGCTCTACGAGGCGTGCCTGCCGGTCACCGGCGAGTGGGCCGTCGGCCCGTGGCCCGACGGCGTGGCGGTGCAGGTCCACGGCATGGAACAGGACCCGTTCTTCGGGCTGGAGGGCGACGTCGACGCCGCCCGCGAACTGGTCTCGATCGTCGGACCCGAGCGGGGCGAGCTGTTCGTCTACCCCGGCGACCGGCACCTGTTCACCGACAGCTCGCTCCCGTCGTACGACGCGGCGGCGACCACGCTCGTGGTGAGCCGCAGCCGCGACCTCCTCGACCGCCTGGGCTGA
- a CDS encoding helix-turn-helix domain-containing protein: MSVNQRVPDYDLDDLLVVTAPEQLRALADPLRGTLLELLLERAATVNELARAVDRPKSSVAYHVNQLVDAGLLRVVRTRRVRAIEERFYGRVARTFYVGALSRPEDKQVVARINGLAEAAAEAAAAHAADELRCTLVHARIPIEDVREFWAEVQALARRFAQIPRAGDQVYGFAAGLYPTDAPSLPDAADERD; this comes from the coding sequence ATGTCGGTCAATCAGCGGGTCCCCGATTACGACCTCGACGACCTGCTCGTGGTCACCGCCCCGGAGCAGTTGCGCGCGCTCGCCGACCCCCTGCGCGGCACGCTCCTGGAACTGCTCCTGGAACGCGCCGCCACGGTCAACGAGCTGGCACGTGCCGTGGACCGGCCGAAGAGCAGCGTGGCCTACCACGTGAACCAACTCGTCGACGCCGGGCTGCTGCGCGTGGTCCGCACCCGCCGGGTCCGGGCCATCGAGGAACGCTTCTACGGCCGGGTGGCCCGCACCTTCTACGTCGGCGCGCTCAGCCGGCCGGAGGACAAGCAGGTGGTCGCCCGGATCAACGGGCTGGCCGAGGCCGCGGCCGAGGCGGCTGCCGCCCACGCCGCGGACGAGCTGCGCTGCACGCTCGTGCACGCGCGGATCCCGATCGAGGACGTCCGCGAGTTCTGGGCCGAGGTGCAGGCGCTGGCCCGGCGGTTCGCGCAGATCCCCCGCGCCGGCGACCAGGTGTACGGCTTCGCCGCCGGTCTCTACCCCACCGACGCGCCGAGCCTTCCCGACGCGGCCGACGAACGGGACTGA
- a CDS encoding VOC family protein produces the protein MRINLTSVYVDDQDKALRFYTEVLGFVPKTDVPTGEHRWLTVASPEAPDGVELLLEPDAHPAAKAFKEALAGDGIPFTQFAVDDVAAEHDRLRQLGVLFTQEPVDMGPVATAVFDDTCGNLIQIAQYK, from the coding sequence ATGAGGATCAATCTGACGAGCGTGTACGTCGACGACCAGGACAAGGCGCTGCGCTTCTACACCGAGGTGCTGGGTTTCGTGCCGAAGACGGACGTGCCCACCGGTGAGCACCGCTGGCTGACGGTCGCCTCGCCCGAGGCGCCGGACGGCGTCGAGTTGCTGCTGGAACCCGACGCCCACCCGGCTGCCAAGGCGTTCAAGGAGGCGCTGGCGGGTGACGGCATCCCGTTCACCCAGTTCGCGGTGGACGACGTCGCCGCCGAGCACGACCGGCTGCGGCAGCTCGGCGTGCTGTTCACCCAGGAGCCGGTCGACATGGGGCCGGTGGCGACCGCCGTGTTCGACGACACCTGCGGCAACCTGATCCAGATCGCGCAGTACAAGTAG
- a CDS encoding GntR family transcriptional regulator, with amino-acid sequence MIDREGPTPLYVQVADAIQARIEAGELLPDRPIPSENQLVQEYGIARGTARKTIELLRERGLVVTIVGRGTYVVSKSPRTGQ; translated from the coding sequence GTGATTGACCGTGAAGGCCCGACGCCGTTGTACGTGCAGGTGGCTGACGCTATCCAGGCGCGGATCGAGGCTGGGGAGCTGCTGCCGGACCGGCCGATCCCGTCGGAGAACCAGCTGGTGCAGGAGTACGGCATCGCGCGGGGCACTGCTCGCAAGACGATCGAGTTGCTGCGCGAGCGCGGGCTCGTGGTGACCATCGTGGGTCGCGGCACATATGTCGTCTCCAAGTCGCCGCGGACCGGGCAGTAG
- a CDS encoding metalloregulator ArsR/SmtB family transcription factor, whose product MVLDVGDLYQALADPTRRLILDELTERDGQTLFEICGRLATRHQVGSSRQAISQHLDVLEAAGLIVTRRQGRYKFHHLDTRPLRSITERWLRSAPTQETP is encoded by the coding sequence ATAGTGCTTGACGTGGGCGATCTGTACCAGGCGCTGGCCGATCCGACCCGCCGCCTGATCCTCGACGAGTTGACCGAGCGCGACGGTCAGACCCTGTTCGAGATCTGCGGCCGGCTGGCCACCCGGCACCAGGTCGGGTCGTCCCGGCAGGCGATCTCCCAGCATCTCGACGTGCTGGAGGCCGCCGGCCTGATCGTCACGCGGCGGCAGGGTCGCTACAAGTTCCACCATCTCGACACCCGGCCGCTGCGGTCCATCACCGAGCGATGGCTCCGGTCCGCACCCACACAGGAGACGCCATGA